Genomic window (Granulicella arctica):
CGTTCATGATGTCGGCCAGAGGATCGTGGCTGCGCAGAGCGTCCAGTACTGCCGCCTGCAAGGCTTCATCCGAGCGGTCAATGGGAGGATGCTCGCGCAGGCCTGTCTCAATCGCCTGGCGCGTCATCAGGACCACTTCGTGAGCAAGCACCTCATTGTCGGAGTTCGTCTGAGAGATGCGCTGTTTCAGCAATGCGCCCAGGAACAAGGCAGACAAAAGAAGCACTATCGCAAAGGTCATTCCCATTGCCGATAGCACCAGCTTCGTCCTCAAGCGCATTGGCTAGGAAACTCCGTTGGCAGCTGCGTTATATTCTTTCAACTTATTCTGCAGCGTCTTCGAGCTGATGCCAAGTATCTCCGCAGCCTTCGTCTTGTTGTTGTGCGTCGAGATCAGTGTCCGCAAAATCAACTGCTTCTCTGCTTCGTTGACCGTTGTACCCACCTGAACGCGAACCGCGTTATCGTCTGCAGTCTGCCGCTGGGGCGCCATCTCGTACATCGGCACGCCGCGTGGCATCGCTCCGTGCGCAGCCGGGGCAAATCCCGGCTCGCCGAAGCGCGGCGGGAGATGCTCGATCCCGAGAAGACCTGTGCCCGCAAGAATCGTCGCGCGTTCGATCGTGTTTCGCAGTTCGCGCACATTCCCCGGCCAGTCATAGGCCACGAGCCGTGCAAGTAGTCCGTCCGTCAATCCAGAGACGGAGCAATGGTGCCGCTCGTTCATAGCATCGATCATCTTCGCCGCGATCGGCTTCACGTCGCCACGATGCCCTCGAAGAGGAGGCATCTGGATGTTGAAGACATTCAAGCGATAGAACAAATCGCCCCGGAGCTCACCGTTGGCTACAGCCTCCTGCGGATTCTTATTCGTCGCTGCGATTACCCGTACATCAACCGGTGTCTCGACCTTGCTACCCAGACGCCGTAGCTTGCGGTCTTCGAGCACTCGCAGAAGCTTCGCCTGTGTGGCTGCCGGCATCTCGCCGATCTCATCCAGCAGCAGCGTTCCTTCTTCAGCCAGCTCGAAACATCCTGCTCGTCGTTCCACTGCACCGGTAAACGCACCGCGCTCATGCCCAAAGATCTCGCTCTCAATCAGCGTCTCCGGGATTGCCGCACAATTCACAGCCACAAACGGCTTGTTCCGGCGGGAGCTTAGATCGTGCAGAGCACGAGCCACCAACTCCTTGCCAGTCCCGCTCTCGCCCGTTACCAATACTGAAACGTTCGACGGAGCGACCCGCTCGATCAGCGTAAAAATTGCCTTCATCTCCGGCGAATTTCCTACCAGCGGACCGAGTACACCCGTATCCCGCAGCTGTCTTCTCGTCACCTCAAGCGCAACGTCGGCCTCGCGCTGGCGGCTCGCGTTCTGCAGAATCGTCTTCAATCGCACCGGTTCAACCGGCTTCGGCAGGTAGTCGTACGCGCCCATGCGCATTGCCTCAACGGCCGATTCAATCGACCCCTGCGCGGTCAGTACCACCACGGCAACCCGCTGCGGCAACTCCATCAACCGACTAAGCAACTCCATGCCATCCATCCTTGGCATCATCAGATCGGTGACAACGATCGAGGGGGACCACTGAATGACTCGCTCCAACCCCTCTGCACCATCTGCAGCACACTCCGCCCTGTACCCCCAGGATTCGACCAGCTCTGTCAATCCTGTACGGGCGTTCTGCTCATCCTCGACAATTAAAACCTTCTCCAACCTGTACCGTCCTATCTATATGCCTCGCCAACATCGCGCACTGGGACTTTATTTCCTATTAGGACGTAAAAAAAACGCCCGTGATATCAGCAGGCACGTCGCTATGTTATAGTTTCGCACCGATGAGGGACTTATGTGACATTGCTGACACCAAGTTACCTATGCCGTCCGCAACTTATAAATTAGTCATCCCAAGTAACGTACCTAATGGCAGTCCGAATATTTGCCGCTCTTCGGTAATTTCTGGATGTCGACATCCTCACGTTATTCTTAAAGAATGCTAGAAGCCGAGATCACCCCGGAAGTTTTTGTCGCATACCGCCAACAGCCCACCGAACCCGATATGCCGAAGCTCATCCTGTTAGACGTACGCGAGCCGTGGGAGTACCAGGCAGCACATCTGCCGGATTCAATCCTCATTCCGATGGGAGAAATCCCCTCCCGCGTTCACCAGGAACTCGATCCCGACGACCACATCGTCGTCCTCTGCCACCACGGAGCACGGTCACTGAGCGTCACCATGTGGCTCCGGCAGCAAGGCTTCGAGCGTGCGCAGTCACTGGCAGGCGGCATCGATCACTGGTCGCGCACCATCGACCAAACCGTTCCGCTCTACTAGCCCCCGCTGGTCATTTCGCAGCAAAGCGGAGGAATCTGCTTCTTCCTCCGCCGCTCCGCCTCAGTTTCCTGAAGCCACCCGCAAGTCCCCGCCAGTCATCTCCCGCGGCAGATCTAGCCCCAGCAGCCCCAGCACCGTAGGCGAGATATCCCGCAGGCTCCCACCCTCCCGCACCGCTCCACCCTGGTCTGAAACCAGCAGGAACGGCACCGGATTGGTCGTGTGGGCCGTATGTGGACCACCCGTAGCCGGATCGATCAGCATCTCCGCATTGCCATGATCCGCTGTCACCAGCAGGCTGCCACCCCGTTGCCGGATCGCCTGATAGATCCGCCCAAGCTGCGTATCGACCGTCTCCACCGCTCGAATCGTCGGCTCCATCTTGCCTGAGTGTCCGACCATATCCGCGTTCGCGAAGTTCACGATCACCACATCGAACGCCGTATCGTTCACCGC
Coding sequences:
- a CDS encoding rhodanese-like domain-containing protein, whose amino-acid sequence is MPKLILLDVREPWEYQAAHLPDSILIPMGEIPSRVHQELDPDDHIVVLCHHGARSLSVTMWLRQQGFERAQSLAGGIDHWSRTIDQTVPLY
- a CDS encoding sigma-54-dependent transcriptional regulator, coding for MEKVLIVEDEQNARTGLTELVESWGYRAECAADGAEGLERVIQWSPSIVVTDLMMPRMDGMELLSRLMELPQRVAVVVLTAQGSIESAVEAMRMGAYDYLPKPVEPVRLKTILQNASRQREADVALEVTRRQLRDTGVLGPLVGNSPEMKAIFTLIERVAPSNVSVLVTGESGTGKELVARALHDLSSRRNKPFVAVNCAAIPETLIESEIFGHERGAFTGAVERRAGCFELAEEGTLLLDEIGEMPAATQAKLLRVLEDRKLRRLGSKVETPVDVRVIAATNKNPQEAVANGELRGDLFYRLNVFNIQMPPLRGHRGDVKPIAAKMIDAMNERHHCSVSGLTDGLLARLVAYDWPGNVRELRNTIERATILAGTGLLGIEHLPPRFGEPGFAPAAHGAMPRGVPMYEMAPQRQTADDNAVRVQVGTTVNEAEKQLILRTLISTHNNKTKAAEILGISSKTLQNKLKEYNAAANGVS